The Egicoccus sp. AB-alg6-2 genome segment GATCGGGGTCTCGCTGCCGTCCCCCTGGATCTCGTTGACGACCGTGATGTCGTCGTCGGTCGCCGTGCAGACGTCCTCGGGGAACTCGGGGTCGGGGTCGGGAACGGGCCGCTCACGGCACGGCGCCGGCTCGACTGCGCTGTTGCGCGGCGAGGGCGCACCGGTGGCGAAGTCGGCCGCGTTGTCGTCGGTGTCGACGCAGCCGGCCTCGTCGCGGATCGCGGCGGCGGTGGCACTCAGGGTGGGCGCCGCGCCGTTGCCCTCGAAGCAGTTCGCCCCGCCGTAGCCGACCAGGTCGATGACGGTGGTCGGACAGGAACCCTGCAGCGCCGTCGTCGAGTCGGTCAGCGCGACCTTGCCCGCGCCAGCGGCCATGGGGATGGACCCGGTCGTGTCCGCGGTCGGCAGTGCCTGGCTGCCACCGCTGCCGGCCGCCTGCTGGACGAGGTGGTAGCCGCCGGCGGGAATCGTGCCACTGAGCGGCGTGACCTGCCAGGAGGTGCCGGTCGACGAGGCGTACTGGACCGCGTGGCCCTGCAGATCGACCGCCTGGTCGCCGCGGTTGAACAGCTCGATGAAGTCGTGGGTGAGGGTGGCCCCGCTGTTCCCACCGCCGCCGTAGACCTGGCTGATCACGACGGTCGCGTCGGCCGGGTCAGGGTCGGGGTCGGGATCCGGGTCGGGATCGGGGTCAGGGTCCGGGTCGGGCTCGTTCGAGCCGTCACAGGGGGCGGCCGGCGTGCCGCTGTTGCGGGGTGCCGGGGAACCCGTCGAGAAGTCGGCCGCGTTGTCGTCCGTGTCGACGCAGCCCGCGCCGTTGCGCAGCGCGGCCGTCGTGTTGCTCAGGGCCGGGGTGGAGCTGCCTCCCTCGCCGCAATTGGCGGTGCCGTAACCCACGAAGTCGAGGAGCTCGGCGCCGCCTGGGCAGATCTCCGTCGGAACCGTGGCGTTGCTGGCGAACAGGGCGATCTTGCCGCTGCCGCCAGCGAGGTTGATGCTGCCGGTTGCATCGGCCGGCGGCAGCGCCGACCCCACGGATGCGTTGCTCGTCGCCAGCTGGACCAGGTAGTACCCGCCGGGAGGAATCGAGGCCCCGGCCGGCAGGATCGCGTTATTGGTCCATGACGTCCCGGATGAGGACGCGTACCGCAGCGTGTAGCCACCGACGTCCGCGGTGGCGTCGCCGGCGTTGAAGAGCTCGACGTAGTCGTGCGTCAGCGTCGCGCCGCTGTTGCCCCCGCCGCCGTAGACCTGGCTGATCACCACCCCCGGGCCGGTCGGCTCGGCCTCCTGGGCGAGGGCGCCCGTTGCGACCGGCAGGACGCTGGCGAGGAGGGCGAGGACGACGAGGAGCGTGAACCGGCGCATGCGGCGACCCTTGTGAGCGATGCCGGAGGACCGGGCACAGATGATCACGTGCCACGAAACGGGTAGTCACATCCGGCTATCGGGTCGGCAACCTACGCCCACCCTTCGGGTCATGTCCCCGGCCCGCGCGCGTGCTGCGCGGGCCGGCTCTCAGCTCGCGTCGCCGATACTGGCCAGGACGGCCCCCGACTCGACCACGTCCCCGGCGGCGAAGCCGATCTTGGTGACGGTGCCGTCCCGGTGCGCGGTGATGTTGTTCTCCATCTTCATCGCCTCGAGCACGGCGACCAGGTCACCGGCCGCGACCGTGTCGCCCTCGGCCACGGCGTACTTGACCACCGTGCCCTGCATGGGCGCGACCAGGTCGTCGGTCGACGCCGCGGCCTTCTGGCCGCCGGACCCGCCGGGCCGTCCCCGCCGCTTGGCAGGGGCCCCGGCCGTCGCACCCCCGGCGCCGAGCGCGAGGTCGCCGAACACGCGCACGCCGATCCGCTTGCCGCCGACCTCGACGGTCACCTCGCGCGAGGGCTCGCCGTCAACGCCCTCGCCGGGGGCTGCCGGCCCCTGCGGCTCGAGCCCCGACAGGTCCCACTCGCGCTCCACGGAGACGGTGGCGTGCTCACCCGCGGCGAACTGCTCGTTGGTCATGGCCAGGCGGTGGAACGGGACGGTGGTCGGGATGCCTTCGATCACCAGCTCGTCCAGGGCGCGTGACATGCGCGCGCGGGCGGCGTCGCGGTCGGCGCCCCACACGATCAGCTTCGCGATCATCGAGTCGTAGTCGCGCGGCACCTCGTAGCCCGACTCGGTGCCGGTGTCGAAGCGCACCCACGGCCCCAGCGGCGGAACGAGCCGCGTGATCAGCCCCGGGGTCGGCATGAAGTTGGTCGCCGGCTCCTCGGCGTTGATCCGGACCTCGATCGCGTGACCCGTGAGCGTGACCTCGTCCTGGGTCAGGCCCATGCCGTCGCCGGCGGCGATGCGCAGCTGGGCCTGGGCCAGATCGACGCCGGTCACGAGTTCGGTGACGGGGTGCTCGACCTGCAGGCGGGTGTTCATCTCGAGGAAGTAGAAGGTCTCGTCGTCGGCGTCGAGCAGGAACTCGCAGGTGCCGGCGTTGTGGTAGCCCATCTCCCGGGCGACCTCGATGGCGGCGGTCCCGATCCGGTCGCGCAGGTCCTGCGAGATGCCCGCGGCGGGGGCCTCCTCGACCAGCTTCTGGTGGCGACGCTGCAGGGAACAGTCGCGTTCGCCGAGGTGGATCAGCGTGCCGTCGAGATCGCCCAGCACCTGGATCTCGATGTGGCGCGGACGTTCGAGATAGCGCTCGAGGTAGCACTCGCCGCGGCCGAACGCGGCCTTGGCCTCGCGTTGCGCGGCTTCGAGGGCCTCACGCATCTCGTCGGCGTTGCGCACCACCTTCATGCCGCGACCGCCGCCGCCGAACATCGCCTTGACCGCGACCGGATAGCCGTACTCGTCGCCGAAGCGGATCGCCTCGTCGGGATCGTCGGTGGGCTCCTGGGTCCCCGGTACCACGGGGACGCCGGCCGCCAGAGCGACGGCCCGGGCGGAGAGCTTGTCGCCCATCTTGCGGATCGCCTCGGCCGGCGGACCGACGAAGGTCATCCCTGCCTCGGCGACCGCGTCGGCGAAGTCGGCGTTCTCGGACAGGAATCCGTAGCCCGGGTGGATCGCGTCGACGCCGGCCTCGCGGGCGACCGCCAGGATGCGTTCGACGTTGAGATAGGACTCCGAGGCCGCCGCCGGACCCAGCAGGTAGGCCTCGTCGGCCAGCCTCACGTGGGGGGCGTCGCGGTCGATCTCGCTGTACACGGCGACACTGCGGACACCGAGTTCCTTGCAGGCGCGAATGACGCGGATGGCGATCTCGCCGCGATTGGCGACCAGGACGGCGTCGAACACGACTCTCGACCTCGGGCAGGGGACAGACCTCGACCCGCGGCAGACTAGTGACCCGTGCGGCCGAACTCCGCCGCCGGGGCTGGTCGCCCGCTCGACGACCCGCGGATTGGCGTCCGCGAGGGGGTGTCGCCACACTGCCGCCGCCTCGTCGCCACGTCGAAAGGACGGCACCGTGCGCCGCCCCGGTCCGCGCCACCTGCTGGTCGCCGCCACCCTGGTCCTGGCCGGTTGTGGTGGCGGGCCGCCAGCACCGGTCGAACCCGCCGTCGTCGGCACCCCCGACGACGACGGGATCCTGCGCGTGACCGGGACCGACCGGCTGCAATGGGACCCGGCCGGCCTGGCCGCACCCGCCGGCGAGATCGTCTTCGAGTTGCGCTGCGAGGACCGCGTCAACCACAACCTCGTGGTCGGCGAGGAACGGACGGTCGTCGCCGAGTGCGGCCCCGGAGGGACTGATCAGGGCACCCTCGACCTCGAACCGGGCGAGTACCCCTACGTGTGCACCATCCCCGGCCACGAGTCGTCGATGCGCGGCCTGCTGACCGTCGAGTAGCTCGCCTGGCGGCCGTCCCGACCGTCGTCCCGGCGGCGTACGCACCGCCCGCGCGCCGGTTGGCAGCCCGCGACGACGCGCAGGTACGCTGCGGGTCGCCGGCGGCACAGGTGGCCGTACGTGCCTCGAGTCGTCGGATCACCGTCACCTCCACGTGTCCTCCAAGGAGCCGTCGTGCGTCGCGCCACGCTGGGACTGGTCACCGCCGCGGGTCTGCTCGTCGCGGGCTGTTCGCCCATTCCCGCCGGTGCCGAAGAGGCCGCCGCCGTGCGCTGCCCCGAGGGCTCGGACTGCTTCGACCCCATCCAGCCGGTCGGCCCCGGCGGCGACATCTCCCTGGACATGGGCAACTTCTTCTTCGACAACCTCGAGGGCACCCCGGTCACGGGTGAGGTAACCGTGACCGTGACCAACGTCAGCGACGCCTACCACAACGCCGAGTTCCTCGGCGCGGCCGACGGCTCGGGCATTCCCGAGGCCGACGGTGGCGAGACCGGCGAGGACACGGTCCTGCTGTTCCCCGGCGAGTGGACGGTCATCTGCAACGTCCCGGGGCACCGCTCGGCCGGCATGGAGACCACCGTGACGGTCTACGCCACGCAGGAAGAGGCCGACGCCGCCCTGGCCGAACTCGGCGAGCAGCCCGAGGAGGGCGCCGACCCGACCGCCCCCGCGGAGGAGCCCGAGCTGCCCTCCGCAGGCGGGGACGGCGACGAGGCCGACAGCGTCGCCGAGGACGCGACCGACGAATAGACCGACGGATCGGTCAGCTGCGGGGCTGGACCAGGTCCGCGGGGCTCACCGCGACGCGGCCACCCACGCCCTCGAGCAGGGCCGCCCGCGTCCAGGCGGGTGTCGCTCGACGGCCCCCGCGGGTCTCCGGTTCGTCGGTCCGCGGCACGTCGACCGGTGTGAGCGCGACGACGATGGCGGCCAGGTCGACCGTCGTCGGTGCGCCCTGACGTACCTCGATACGGAGATCGCTCACAGGTCCGGGTTCGTTCCCGTCGCTCACAGGTCCGGGTTCGTTCGCGTCGCTCACAGGTCCGGGTTCGTTCGCGTTGCTCACAGGTCCGGGTTCGTTCGCGTTGCTCACAGGGGAATGTTCCCGTGTTTGCGGGCGGGCCGGGCCTCGCGCTTGGTGCGGGTGAACCGCAGCGCCCGGACGAGTTCGACGCGCGTGCGTGACGGCTCGATGACCGCGTCGACGTAGCCGCGTTCGGCGGCCCGCCACGGGTTGGCGAGGTCGGTCGCGTAGCGCTGTTCGAATTCCTCGTGCAGCGCGTCGGGGTCCTCGGCGGCCTCGAGCTCACGGCGGTAGAGGATGTTGACCGCCCCCTTGGCCCCCATGACGGCGATCTCGGCCGTCGGCCAGGCGAGGTTGACGTCCGCGCCCAGGTGCTTGGAACCCATCACGTCGTAGGCGCCGCCGTAGGCCTTGCGCACGATCACGGTCAGCTTCGGCACCGTGGCCTCGGCGTAGGCGTACAGCAGCTTGGCGCCGTGCCGGATGATGCCGCCGTACTCCTGGTCGGTGCCCGGCAGGAACCCGGGGACGTCGACGAAGGTCACGATCGGGATGTTGAACGCGTCGCAGAAGCGCACGAACCGCGCCGCCTTCTCCGAGCTGTCGATGTCGAGCACCCCGGCCAGGTAGGCCGGCTGGTTGCCCACGACGCCGACCGTCTGCCCGTCGAGGCGGGCGAGCCCGACCACGATGTTCTCCGCGTAGTGCTGATGCACCTCGAGGAACTCACCGTCGTCGACGACGTGGCGCACGATGTCGCGCATGTCGTAGGGCTGATTGGAGCTGTCGGGCACGAAGGTGTCGAGCTCCTCGACGACGCGTTCGGGGTCGTCGCCGGTCTCGACGACCGGCGGCAGCTCGAGGTTGTTCGCCGGCAGGAAGCTCAGCAGGTACTTGACGTCCTCGAGGCAGCTCTCCTCGTCCTCGGCGGCGAAGTGGGCCACCCCCGACTTCGAGGCGTGCGACATCGCGCCGCCGAGCTGTTCCATCGTGACGTCCTCACCGGTGACCGTCTTGATCACGTTCGGGCCGGTGATGAACATGTGCGACGTGTCCTTGACCATGAACACGAAGTCGGTGATGGCGGGCGAGTAGACCGCCCCGCCCGCGCACGGTCCCATGATCGCGCTGATCTGGGGGATCACCCCCGAACTACGCACGTTGCGTAGGAAGATGTCGCCGTAGCCGCCGAGGCTGACCACGCCCTCCTGGATGCGGGCGCCACCGGAGTCGTTGAGCCCGATGACGGGCACCCCCATCTTCTCCGCGAGGTCCATGACCTTGACGACCTTGGCCGCGAACACCTCGCCGAGCGACCCGCCGAACGCGGTGAAGTCCTGGCTGAACACGCAGACGCGACGCCCGTCGACGGTGCCGTGGCCGGTCACGACGCCGTCACCGAGGATCTTCTTGTCCTCGAGCCCGAATCCGGTCGCCCGGTGGACCGCGAACGCGTCGGTCTCGACGAACGAACCCTCGTCGAGCAGCAGGTCGATCCGCTCGCGGGCGGTCAGCTTGCCGCGGTCGTGCTGCTTCGCGATCGCCTGATCGCCACCGCCGGCCATGGCCTCGGCCTGCCGGCGACGCAGTTCTTCGAGCTTGTCCTTCGTGGTCTCGGCCACGCGAACACCTTCCGGTGGACGGGGACGCAGGCGGGCACTGGAGCGAGGCAGCCGCCGCGAGGTCGGGCATCCTAGCCTTCACCACCTCTCCGCCCCCGAGCCGACCGAGGCAGCGTGGCCGATGACCTCGCCGGGCACGAACGCGTGGCAGCGTTGCTGTCCGGGCCGCTGGCATGGCACACCGTCGAACACGTCGAGGAAGTTGCTTCGACCCACGATCTCGCCCTGGAACGGTTGCGCTCGGGCGTGCAGCCCGGACTGATCGTCGTGGCCGACCGGCAGACCGCCGGCCGCGGCCGCCAGGGTCGCACCTGGCTCGACGGTCCCGACCCGCACGCGTCGCTGATGTTGACCGCGACCGTCTCCACCCCGCCGGTCCATCCCACCCTGGTGCCGCTCGCCGCCGGCCTGGCGACGGCCGACGCCCTGCGCCGCGCCGGCGTGACCCCGTTGCTGAAGTGGCCCAACGACGTGCTGATCGACGGGCGCAAGGCGGCCGGGATCCTGGTCGAGCAGCATCGGCTGCGGGTCGGTGACGTCCTGCTCATCGGCATCGGCATCAACGTCGACTGGCGGGGCACCGAACGCGACGGTGACCAGGCCGCGTGGACCTCGATCGCCGAGGAGACGGGGGCGGAGGTCGACCGCGGCGACCTGCTCGCCGACGTGCTGCGCGGGTTGGCCGCCTGGCTCCACTCGGTGCCGGGAGACCCCCTGCGGCTGCTGATCACCTACCGCGACGTCTGCGCCACCATCGACGCCGAGGTCCGGGTCGACTTCCCCGACGGGTCCTCGATCGAGGGACGGGCGGTCGACCTCGATCGCGAGGGTCGGCTCGTGGTGGACACCCCGCAGCGCCAGGTCGCCGTCGGTGCCGGCGACGTGCACCACCTCCGGGTGACGCGGGGCGGGTGAGCCCGTGCGGGGATCGCCCCTCCGACGCCGGCAGTAGTTTGACGTCAAAGTAATCTGACGGGAAATCGTCCGAGAGGGAGCCGTCGTGGCGTTGTCGTTCGCGTTGAGCCCGGAGCAGGAAGAGTTCCGCAAGGTCGTGCGGCGGTTCGCCGAGGACGTCATCGCCCCGGCGGCCGACGAGATGAACGCGCAGGCGCGGTTTCCGGTCGAGATCGTGCGGCAGATGGGTGCCCTCGGGCTGTTCGGCATCCCGTTCAGCTCCGCCTACGACGGGATGGACGGCGACTACCTGACCCTGTGCCTCGCGATCGAGGAGCTCGGGCGGGTCGACCAGTCGATGGGCATCACGCTGGAGGCCGGCGTCGGCCTGGGCGCCGCCCCCATCGACGAGTTCGGCACCGAGGAGCAGAAGCGACGGTGGCTGCCGGAGCTGTGCCGCGGCGAGAAGCTCGGCGGGTTCGGCCTGACCGAGTCGGGGGGCGGCTCCGACGTGTTCGGCGCCACCCGCACGAGGGCGGTGCAGGACGGCGACCACTGGGTCATCAACGGCGGCAAGGTCTTCATCACCAATTCGGGCACCGAGATGACCTCGATCGTGACCGTCACCGCCTTCACCGGCGACGACGAGATGACCGCGATCGTCGTCCCGGTCGACACGCCCGGGTTCTCGGTCGCGCCGCCGTACCGCAAGGTCGGCTGGCACGCCTCCGACACCCGGGAGCTGATCCTCGAAGACGTCCGCGTCCCGGTCGAGAACACCCTGGGCGAACGTGGTGCCGGGTTCCGTCAGTTCCTCAAGACGCTCGACGACGGCCGCATCGCCATCTCCGCCCTGGCCGTCGGACTTCTCCAGGGGTGCGTCGACGAGTGCGTGCGCTACAGCCACGAGCGCGAGGCGTTCGGCAAACCGATCGGCAAGCAGCAGGCGCTGGCCTTCAAGATCGCCGACATGGAGGTGGCGGCCCAGACGGCGCGGCAGATGTACTACTACGCCTGCTGGCTCAAGATGCAGGGGCAGCCGTACAAGCGCGAGGCGTCGATCAGCAAGCTGTACTCGTCCGAGCAGGCGGTCACGGCGGCCCGCGAGGCGACCCAGGTGTTCGGTGGGTACGGCTTCACCACCGAGTACCGCGTGGGCCGGTTCTACCAGGACGCGAAGATCCTCGAGATCGGCGAGGGCACCTCGGAGGTGCAGCGGATGCTGATCGCCCGCTCCCTCGGTCTGTGACGCCGCGTCAGGTCTCGAGGAACCGCATCATCGGCTCCGGGTAGCGCGTGCCGGCGACTCCCTGCGGTGGCAGCGCGTCGTCCAGGCGACGCAGCGTGTCGGCGTCCAGCGTCAGGTCGAGGGCCGCGACGTTCTCGTCGATGCGCTCCGGACGCGTCGTGCCCGGGATCGGCACGATGGTGTCGCCCTGCGCCAGCACCCACGCCAACGCCACCTGCGCCGCCGTCGCGTCGTGCTGCGTCGCGACCTCCTCGACCAGTTCCACCAGCCGCAGGTTCGCGGCCATCGCCTCCTGCTGGAAGCGCGGGTGACGGCGTCGACCGTCGGTCTCGTCGAGGTCGTCGACGGTGCGGATCTTGCCGGTCAGGAAGCCGCGACCGAGGGGTGAGTAGGCCACCAGTCCGATGCCGAGGTCGGTGAGCGCGGGCAGCACCTCGCGCTGCACCTCGCGGGTCCACAGCGACAGCTCCGTCTGGACCGCCGTGATCGGATGCACGGCATGGGCCCGACGGATCGTGTCGGCGCCGGCCTCGCTGAGCCCGAGGTAGCGCACCTTGCCGGCGCTCACCAGTTCGGCCATCGCCCCCACGGTCTCCTCGATCGGGACCCGCGGGTCGACGCGGTGCTGGTAGTACAGGTCGATGACCTCGACGCCGAGCCGTCGCAATGACGCGTCGCAGGCGCGGTGGACGTAATCGGGGCGACTGTCGGGCCCGCGGTCGGGGTCCTCGAGGCTGCGGGCCCCGAACTTGGTGGCCAACACGATGTCGTCGCGGCGGGTGTCGAGGACGCGCGCGAGCAGCCGCTCGTTCGTCTCGGGCCCGTAGATGTCGGCCGTGTCGAGCAGGTCGATGCCCTGCTCGAGCGCCCGGTCGATCGTGGCGAGGGACCGCGCCTCGTCGGCACCGGCATACGCGAACGTCATGCCCATGCATCCGAGCCCGAGCGCGCTGGTCTGCAGCCCCTGCCCCAGCTGGCGGCGTTGCATACCGACCTCCTCGTCGATGGCCGACGTTAGTGCCTCGTACCCTGCGGCTGTCAGGCCCGTCCGCCGCCAGTCGAGGAACCGATGGCCGATCGCTACACGTCACGACTCGCGCTCGTGCTCGACGAGCCGCTCGAGGAGGTGGCCGGCATCGTCAAGGCGGCCGGGCAGGCGAAGGACATCGACCGGGGTGCACCGCTGCGTGGCGCCGGCGACCTGGCCTACGAGGTGCACTGGGGCGGGCGGATGCAGAAGGCCGTCGTCCGGGCCGTCGCCGACGAGCACGACGGCGCGCCGCTGCTGCGCACCGAGACCTACGTCGGCAGTGACGGCCTGAGCAACGGCATGCAGCGCCAGGCGAAGCTGCTCCAGGCCCTGGCCCGCCAACTTCGGGGCCGCGTCCAGGGGGTCCGGGACTTGACCGCCCTGGTCGACCGCGACCAGGCCTGGATGAACCGGCTCGCCATCGGCGCCGTGGAACACGGTGACGGCATCGTCACCAAGGCCGACGGTGAAGGCACCTGGTGGGTCCGGACGCACGGGGCGGCACGCTTCGACGTCCCGGACCTGGAGCTGTACGGACTCAACGCCGCGCAGATCTCGGCTGCCGAGGTGGCACTCGAGCACGTGCACAGCCAGCTGCTGCGTGGTGGGCTGCGCGCGCAGATGTCGTTGCCGGACGGCACGCTCGTGCGCCTGGTCCCGGTCCTCGAGGCATGGCAGCACGTGCCGTTGGACTGGCCCGGTGTCGGCAAGGCGGGTCACGAGCGCGGCCCCGGCCTCGACGGTCCGCGTGCCACGCTGTCGCTGCTGCACAAGCCGCGTCTGGGCCGGTACAAGACCGACCTCGAGGGCGTCGTGGAGTTGCTGCCCGCTTCGGCCGGGTGACGGACCGACTGGTTGCGTCGTCCTGCACCGTCGCTGGGTCAGGTGACCGCGGCCTCGAGGAACGTGATCGTCCGCGTGTCCGGGTCGACCCGGGTGCGGATGCCCTGCGGCACGGTCCACATCGGGTCGGTGTGGCCGAAGTCGACGTTGGACACGACCGGCAGCCGGTCCAGCCGCTGCTCCTGGCGGACGACCCGCAGCACGGCCTCGTCGTACGCGGCGTGGTCCGCGATGGGCAGGTCGGCGCCGCCCGGACGCCCGAGCACGGTCCCTGCGAGCTGGTGCAACTCGCCGTTGACCGCGAGGCTGCGCAGGAAGGAGGTCAGGAGCGCCGGAGGTGGGGCCTCC includes the following:
- a CDS encoding plastocyanin/azurin family copper-binding protein is translated as MRRPGPRHLLVAATLVLAGCGGGPPAPVEPAVVGTPDDDGILRVTGTDRLQWDPAGLAAPAGEIVFELRCEDRVNHNLVVGEERTVVAECGPGGTDQGTLDLEPGEYPYVCTIPGHESSMRGLLTVE
- a CDS encoding biotin--[acetyl-CoA-carboxylase] ligase is translated as MADDLAGHERVAALLSGPLAWHTVEHVEEVASTHDLALERLRSGVQPGLIVVADRQTAGRGRQGRTWLDGPDPHASLMLTATVSTPPVHPTLVPLAAGLATADALRRAGVTPLLKWPNDVLIDGRKAAGILVEQHRLRVGDVLLIGIGINVDWRGTERDGDQAAWTSIAEETGAEVDRGDLLADVLRGLAAWLHSVPGDPLRLLITYRDVCATIDAEVRVDFPDGSSIEGRAVDLDREGRLVVDTPQRQVAVGAGDVHHLRVTRGG
- the accC gene encoding acetyl-CoA carboxylase biotin carboxylase subunit; translated protein: MFDAVLVANRGEIAIRVIRACKELGVRSVAVYSEIDRDAPHVRLADEAYLLGPAAASESYLNVERILAVAREAGVDAIHPGYGFLSENADFADAVAEAGMTFVGPPAEAIRKMGDKLSARAVALAAGVPVVPGTQEPTDDPDEAIRFGDEYGYPVAVKAMFGGGGRGMKVVRNADEMREALEAAQREAKAAFGRGECYLERYLERPRHIEIQVLGDLDGTLIHLGERDCSLQRRHQKLVEEAPAAGISQDLRDRIGTAAIEVAREMGYHNAGTCEFLLDADDETFYFLEMNTRLQVEHPVTELVTGVDLAQAQLRIAAGDGMGLTQDEVTLTGHAIEVRINAEEPATNFMPTPGLITRLVPPLGPWVRFDTGTESGYEVPRDYDSMIAKLIVWGADRDAARARMSRALDELVIEGIPTTVPFHRLAMTNEQFAAGEHATVSVEREWDLSGLEPQGPAAPGEGVDGEPSREVTVEVGGKRIGVRVFGDLALGAGGATAGAPAKRRGRPGGSGGQKAAASTDDLVAPMQGTVVKYAVAEGDTVAAGDLVAVLEAMKMENNITAHRDGTVTKIGFAAGDVVESGAVLASIGDAS
- a CDS encoding acyl-CoA carboxylase subunit beta, giving the protein MAGGGDQAIAKQHDRGKLTARERIDLLLDEGSFVETDAFAVHRATGFGLEDKKILGDGVVTGHGTVDGRRVCVFSQDFTAFGGSLGEVFAAKVVKVMDLAEKMGVPVIGLNDSGGARIQEGVVSLGGYGDIFLRNVRSSGVIPQISAIMGPCAGGAVYSPAITDFVFMVKDTSHMFITGPNVIKTVTGEDVTMEQLGGAMSHASKSGVAHFAAEDEESCLEDVKYLLSFLPANNLELPPVVETGDDPERVVEELDTFVPDSSNQPYDMRDIVRHVVDDGEFLEVHQHYAENIVVGLARLDGQTVGVVGNQPAYLAGVLDIDSSEKAARFVRFCDAFNIPIVTFVDVPGFLPGTDQEYGGIIRHGAKLLYAYAEATVPKLTVIVRKAYGGAYDVMGSKHLGADVNLAWPTAEIAVMGAKGAVNILYRRELEAAEDPDALHEEFEQRYATDLANPWRAAERGYVDAVIEPSRTRVELVRALRFTRTKREARPARKHGNIPL
- a CDS encoding acyl-CoA dehydrogenase family protein, which encodes MALSFALSPEQEEFRKVVRRFAEDVIAPAADEMNAQARFPVEIVRQMGALGLFGIPFSSAYDGMDGDYLTLCLAIEELGRVDQSMGITLEAGVGLGAAPIDEFGTEEQKRRWLPELCRGEKLGGFGLTESGGGSDVFGATRTRAVQDGDHWVINGGKVFITNSGTEMTSIVTVTAFTGDDEMTAIVVPVDTPGFSVAPPYRKVGWHASDTRELILEDVRVPVENTLGERGAGFRQFLKTLDDGRIAISALAVGLLQGCVDECVRYSHEREAFGKPIGKQQALAFKIADMEVAAQTARQMYYYACWLKMQGQPYKREASISKLYSSEQAVTAAREATQVFGGYGFTTEYRVGRFYQDAKILEIGEGTSEVQRMLIARSLGL
- a CDS encoding aldo/keto reductase, producing the protein MQRRQLGQGLQTSALGLGCMGMTFAYAGADEARSLATIDRALEQGIDLLDTADIYGPETNERLLARVLDTRRDDIVLATKFGARSLEDPDRGPDSRPDYVHRACDASLRRLGVEVIDLYYQHRVDPRVPIEETVGAMAELVSAGKVRYLGLSEAGADTIRRAHAVHPITAVQTELSLWTREVQREVLPALTDLGIGLVAYSPLGRGFLTGKIRTVDDLDETDGRRRHPRFQQEAMAANLRLVELVEEVATQHDATAAQVALAWVLAQGDTIVPIPGTTRPERIDENVAALDLTLDADTLRRLDDALPPQGVAGTRYPEPMMRFLET